Proteins found in one Borreliella valaisiana VS116 genomic segment:
- the tgt gene encoding tRNA guanosine(34) transglycosylase Tgt: protein MFNVIKNDKHSSARVGFLNLPHGRVDTPCFMPVGTLGAMKGLKHAVLEKLECNLMLANTYHLYLRPGIKTIEKYGGLHNFTTWNKNFLTDSGGFQVFSLSGLRKIDLKGVHFKSHLDGSYHYFTPEGVFAMQEIFGSDIIMPLDICSSYGIDYNEANLYTNITTNWARSTFKSYKNKKEGYKGLLFLITQGNFFKDLRKRSINDILELDSPGIAIGGISVGEPREKYLEILEYSSLLIPKEKPRYVMGIGTPHYILDAIYYGIDIFDCVNPARIARHGTLLTDNGMMRIGRKEYKDDTSPVEKNCGCTLCTRYSRGYLRHLIKSRELFGIILASEHNIYYMFRLISKIRTAILNDNFLNFRTSYLKKYEEGNFDE from the coding sequence ATGTTTAACGTAATTAAGAATGACAAACATTCTAGTGCAAGGGTTGGATTTCTAAATCTTCCTCACGGCAGGGTGGATACTCCTTGTTTTATGCCAGTTGGTACTTTGGGGGCAATGAAGGGATTAAAACATGCTGTTCTTGAGAAATTAGAATGTAATTTGATGCTTGCAAATACTTACCATCTATATTTAAGACCGGGAATTAAAACTATTGAAAAATATGGTGGTCTACATAATTTTACAACTTGGAATAAAAATTTTTTAACTGATTCGGGTGGATTTCAGGTATTTTCTCTTTCTGGTCTAAGAAAAATTGATCTAAAAGGTGTACATTTTAAGTCTCATCTAGATGGATCGTATCATTATTTTACTCCTGAAGGAGTATTTGCCATGCAAGAAATTTTTGGCAGCGATATTATTATGCCACTTGATATTTGCAGTTCTTATGGGATTGATTATAATGAAGCCAATTTATATACAAATATTACAACCAATTGGGCTCGTAGTACATTCAAATCCTATAAAAATAAAAAAGAGGGATACAAGGGGCTTTTATTTTTAATAACTCAGGGAAATTTTTTTAAAGATTTAAGGAAAAGAAGCATCAATGATATATTAGAATTAGACAGTCCAGGCATTGCCATCGGAGGTATTTCTGTTGGCGAGCCAAGAGAAAAATATTTGGAAATTCTTGAATATAGTTCTTTGTTGATACCAAAAGAAAAACCAAGATATGTAATGGGCATTGGTACTCCCCATTACATACTTGATGCCATATACTATGGCATTGATATTTTTGATTGTGTTAATCCTGCAAGAATTGCTAGGCATGGGACTCTTTTAACAGATAATGGAATGATGCGCATTGGTAGAAAGGAGTATAAAGACGATACTTCTCCAGTAGAGAAAAATTGTGGTTGTACTTTATGTACAAGGTATTCAAGAGGATATTTAAGGCATTTAATAAAATCTAGAGAGCTTTTTGGAATAATTTTGGCAAGTGAGCATAATATTTACTATATGTTTCGATTGATTTCAAAGATCAGAACCGCAATTCTAAATGATAATTTTTTAAACTTTAGAACTTCATATTTAAAAAAGTATGAAGAGGGAAATTTCGATGAATAA
- the pnp gene encoding polyribonucleotide nucleotidyltransferase translates to MRKILKLKVGRDELVFETGLMAKQANGSVLATYGGSSVLATVCCSSNVREDLDFVPLSVEYNEKYYAAGKIPGGFIKREGKPKDKEILVSRLIDRPMRPLFDKRFGREIQVIPTTLATDQLNPPDIVGMNAAFTAVFLSDIPFSGPIAAVRMVYLNGEFIVNPSFEEIHDSDLDIVVAGSLNGITMVEGGANEVSEDILLSAIDGAHEYIKQICNAQKEFLEIVGKKEKLPLAFEEKIFEFKEELRDFVYSDLKEACFVKGKLNRDKAITLLRNKSYEHFSSLEKLTDSNEPLFNRAFDDFEKEIVRNSILNDKIRTDGRTPNEIRDIIAEVDILSRTHGSALFTRGETQALAVTTLGTSIDEQIMDDIDGDKRLNFMLHYNFPPFSVGETGRLMTGRREIGHGHLAQRALESMVPGKNDFPYTIRVVSEILESNGSSSMATVCAGSMSLMSAGVPVKRQVAGIAMGLISEGDKYVVLSDILGEEDHLGDMDFKVAGTKNGITGFQMDIKIENVTKNLMRDALEQARVGRIHILSIMDAVISDSRVGISKYAPKIIQLQIDIDKISLVIGSTGKTVKAITDEFEVKVQIEQNGKIILFGDDDFKMQKAKEKIESIVREPKIGEVYEGIVKKINSFGAFIELTPTKEGFLSTRLKSRDNKYGSGRFGNSNRYSRFGGGGDNIRGNAGLVRPSKLEEGQRVKVRIIDIDKFGKIDLEIVRDKDY, encoded by the coding sequence TTGAGGAAAATATTAAAGTTGAAAGTAGGCAGAGACGAGTTAGTATTTGAGACTGGACTTATGGCTAAGCAGGCTAATGGTTCGGTTCTTGCAACTTATGGAGGATCTTCTGTTCTTGCGACTGTTTGTTGTTCAAGCAATGTGAGAGAAGATTTAGATTTTGTCCCTCTTTCTGTTGAATATAATGAAAAATATTATGCAGCTGGCAAGATTCCAGGAGGATTTATAAAAAGAGAGGGAAAGCCAAAGGATAAAGAAATACTTGTTTCTAGATTAATAGATAGACCAATGAGACCTCTTTTTGATAAAAGATTTGGTCGAGAAATTCAAGTAATTCCTACGACTTTAGCTACAGATCAGCTCAATCCCCCTGATATTGTTGGAATGAATGCTGCTTTTACGGCAGTTTTTTTATCAGATATTCCGTTTAGTGGTCCAATTGCAGCTGTTAGAATGGTTTATTTGAATGGTGAATTTATAGTAAATCCTTCCTTTGAAGAGATTCATGATTCTGATCTTGATATTGTTGTTGCGGGAAGTTTAAATGGAATTACAATGGTAGAAGGCGGTGCTAATGAGGTTAGTGAGGATATATTGCTATCAGCAATAGATGGTGCACATGAATATATTAAACAAATTTGCAATGCTCAAAAAGAATTTTTAGAGATTGTAGGCAAAAAGGAAAAACTTCCTTTAGCTTTTGAAGAAAAAATATTTGAATTTAAAGAAGAGCTTAGAGATTTTGTTTATTCTGATCTTAAAGAAGCTTGTTTTGTTAAGGGAAAGCTTAACAGAGATAAAGCTATAACTTTGCTGCGAAATAAGTCTTATGAGCATTTTTCTTCTCTTGAAAAGTTGACTGATAGTAATGAACCCCTTTTTAATAGAGCTTTTGATGATTTTGAGAAGGAGATTGTTAGAAATTCTATTCTTAACGATAAGATTAGAACAGATGGTAGAACTCCTAATGAAATAAGAGATATTATTGCAGAAGTTGATATTTTAAGTAGAACGCATGGATCTGCGCTTTTTACAAGAGGGGAGACGCAAGCTTTAGCAGTAACTACTCTTGGTACAAGCATTGATGAGCAAATAATGGATGATATTGATGGCGATAAGCGTCTTAATTTTATGCTTCATTACAATTTTCCTCCATTTTCAGTTGGTGAAACTGGCAGACTTATGACTGGTAGGCGAGAGATTGGTCATGGTCATTTAGCTCAAAGAGCTTTAGAATCAATGGTTCCTGGGAAAAACGATTTTCCTTATACCATTAGAGTAGTTTCTGAGATTTTGGAGTCTAACGGATCTTCATCAATGGCTACTGTTTGTGCTGGGAGCATGTCTTTAATGTCTGCCGGGGTTCCTGTTAAAAGGCAAGTTGCGGGAATAGCCATGGGGCTTATTAGTGAAGGGGATAAATATGTGGTTTTAAGTGACATTCTTGGGGAAGAAGATCATTTAGGTGATATGGACTTTAAAGTGGCTGGTACAAAAAATGGAATTACTGGATTTCAAATGGATATTAAAATTGAAAATGTTACTAAAAATTTAATGCGAGATGCCCTTGAGCAGGCAAGAGTAGGTAGGATACACATACTGTCTATTATGGATGCTGTAATTTCGGATTCAAGAGTTGGTATATCTAAGTATGCTCCAAAAATTATTCAGTTGCAAATTGATATTGATAAGATATCTCTTGTAATAGGGTCTACTGGAAAAACCGTTAAGGCCATAACAGATGAATTTGAAGTTAAGGTTCAAATTGAGCAAAATGGAAAAATTATTCTTTTCGGCGATGATGATTTTAAAATGCAAAAGGCCAAAGAAAAAATAGAAAGTATTGTAAGGGAACCAAAGATAGGTGAAGTTTATGAAGGAATTGTTAAAAAGATTAATAGCTTTGGAGCTTTTATTGAACTTACTCCCACAAAGGAAGGATTTTTAAGTACTCGTTTGAAATCTAGAGATAACAAGTATGGTTCTGGAAGATTTGGAAATAGCAATAGATATTCAAGATTTGGTGGTGGGGGAGATAATATAAGGGGTAATGCAGGGTTAGTTCGACCCTCAAAATTAGAAGAAGGTCAGCGAGTTAAAGTTAGAATAATTGATATAGACAAATTCGGAAAAATTGATCTTGAAATTGTTAGAGATAAAGATTATTAA
- the coaBC gene encoding bifunctional phosphopantothenoylcysteine decarboxylase/phosphopantothenate--cysteine ligase CoaBC: MNKNKHILIGICGGIASYKSVYIVSSLVKLGYSVKVVMTKNATKFITPLTLETISKNKIITNLWDLDHNEVEHIKIAKWAHLILIIPATYNTISKIASGIADDALTTIISASTAPTYFAIAMNNAMYSNPILKENIKKLKNHHYKFIEPDKGFLACSPNALGRLKNEDKIVKIILDEFNQKNYLKNKKILITASRTEESIDPIRYFSNTSTGKMGFCLAQEAVKLGARVTIITGPTNENEPEGVNIIKIKTAIEMYKEALKIYNKFEIIIGAAAVADFRPKHIFNNKIKKNKTKKLYITLVKNPDIIKHIGHNKLKNQIVVGFCAENSKNLIQKAKEKLKKKNLDFIIANELKYFGSSLNKVYIINKQSIKELPEMKKSEIAKEILKILY; the protein is encoded by the coding sequence ATGAATAAAAACAAACATATATTAATTGGTATATGTGGAGGCATAGCCTCTTACAAGTCAGTTTACATAGTTTCTAGTTTGGTTAAATTAGGATACAGTGTTAAAGTTGTAATGACAAAAAATGCAACTAAATTTATTACTCCACTAACTTTAGAAACCATTTCTAAAAACAAAATAATTACTAATTTATGGGATTTAGATCATAATGAGGTTGAACATATTAAAATTGCAAAATGGGCTCATCTAATTCTTATTATTCCTGCTACCTACAATACAATATCTAAAATTGCATCAGGAATTGCTGATGATGCATTAACTACAATAATATCAGCAAGCACAGCACCTACTTATTTTGCAATAGCAATGAACAACGCAATGTATTCAAACCCTATTTTAAAAGAAAACATAAAAAAACTTAAAAATCATCATTATAAATTCATTGAGCCTGATAAAGGATTTTTGGCATGCTCACCGAATGCTTTAGGACGCCTTAAAAATGAAGACAAGATTGTAAAAATAATATTGGATGAATTTAATCAAAAAAATTACCTAAAAAACAAAAAAATACTAATAACAGCATCCAGAACTGAAGAATCAATAGACCCAATTCGCTATTTTTCAAATACATCAACTGGGAAAATGGGATTTTGTCTGGCACAAGAAGCTGTCAAATTAGGAGCTCGAGTTACAATTATTACAGGACCAACCAATGAAAATGAACCTGAAGGGGTCAATATTATAAAAATAAAAACCGCAATAGAAATGTACAAAGAAGCCCTCAAAATATATAATAAATTTGAAATAATAATTGGAGCTGCGGCTGTTGCCGATTTTAGGCCCAAACACATTTTCAATAATAAAATTAAAAAAAATAAAACCAAAAAATTATATATAACATTAGTAAAAAATCCTGACATAATCAAACACATAGGACACAATAAACTTAAAAACCAAATTGTTGTTGGATTTTGCGCCGAGAATTCTAAAAATTTAATTCAAAAAGCCAAAGAAAAATTAAAAAAGAAAAATTTGGACTTTATCATTGCAAATGAACTTAAATATTTTGGTTCAAGCTTAAACAAAGTTTATATAATAAATAAACAAAGCATAAAAGAACTCCCAGAAATGAAAAAATCAGAAATAGCTAAAGAAATTTTAAAAATTTTGTACTAA
- a CDS encoding LptF/LptG family permease — protein sequence MKILKNSYESYIITEFFKYFLITFLFFFFVFFINQILFFMRILLQNYVPFFKAFVFIVYSLPMVIALSPPFASLISVILTIHKFKIHNEILAFRSIGISIFDLLVPFFKLGVVIAFISFISNDILLPLGSIGRLKIFNEIKEEIPHLVLKPYSSKQYGDLIFVSGEKSENGYKNVTFFDSTGLKGFDRIFMAKNLDIRKENFQVYFILNDVLSIALTDSESGFYDYFYADEMKYSIDQVTFSDSFLLNYVTPSQMSMRDVIKLIKKQNNLIADSNIKNNLEGDFLSLNFSNLYLNYLYNQNYYVDESYVFENLNYMYNLNLNFKPYQDKSMIQNLALFNLEFYQKISLPLSVLFFIFLAFSMGMYSNRKYSIILELVISIIVCVFYWVMFIGGKVYTVQYAPNPIVVTILPNLILIVAGAILFLRLLKK from the coding sequence ATGAAAATATTAAAAAACAGTTATGAGTCTTACATAATTACTGAATTTTTTAAATATTTTTTGATTACTTTTTTATTTTTCTTTTTCGTATTTTTTATAAATCAAATTTTATTCTTTATGAGAATACTTCTTCAAAATTATGTTCCCTTTTTTAAAGCTTTTGTTTTTATCGTATATTCTCTTCCTATGGTGATTGCGCTTTCTCCCCCTTTTGCTTCTTTGATTTCAGTAATTCTTACTATTCATAAATTCAAGATTCATAATGAAATTTTAGCTTTTCGTTCAATTGGTATATCAATTTTTGATTTACTTGTCCCATTTTTTAAATTAGGAGTAGTTATTGCTTTTATATCTTTTATATCTAATGATATTTTACTTCCACTTGGATCTATTGGTAGGTTAAAAATCTTTAATGAAATAAAAGAAGAAATTCCTCATTTGGTATTAAAACCTTATTCAAGCAAACAGTATGGAGATTTAATTTTTGTTTCTGGTGAGAAATCGGAAAATGGTTATAAAAATGTAACTTTTTTTGATAGTACTGGACTTAAGGGATTTGATAGAATATTTATGGCAAAAAATCTTGATATTAGAAAAGAAAATTTTCAAGTTTATTTTATTTTAAATGATGTTCTGTCTATTGCTTTAACAGACAGTGAGAGTGGATTTTATGATTATTTTTATGCAGATGAGATGAAATATTCAATTGATCAGGTTACATTTAGTGATAGTTTTTTATTAAATTATGTAACTCCTTCGCAAATGAGCATGAGAGATGTTATAAAATTAATTAAAAAGCAAAATAATTTAATTGCAGATTCAAATATAAAAAATAATCTAGAAGGGGATTTTTTAAGTTTAAATTTTTCAAATCTTTATTTGAATTATTTATACAATCAAAATTATTACGTGGATGAATCTTATGTCTTTGAAAATTTAAACTACATGTATAATTTAAATTTAAATTTTAAACCTTATCAAGATAAAAGTATGATTCAAAATTTGGCTTTGTTTAATCTTGAATTTTATCAAAAAATTAGTTTGCCACTTTCAGTTTTATTTTTCATTTTTTTGGCTTTTTCAATGGGAATGTATTCTAATAGAAAGTATTCTATTATTCTTGAGCTTGTAATTTCAATTATTGTTTGTGTTTTTTATTGGGTGATGTTTATTGGCGGAAAGGTTTATACTGTGCAGTATGCACCAAATCCTATTGTTGTTACTATTTTGCCCAATTTGATTTTAATTGTTGCAGGAGCAATTCTCTTTTTGAGATTATTAAAAAAATGA
- a CDS encoding LptF/LptG family permease, which produces MKIDKLFVRNIILTFLSMNLLFMVLIMLGDLFVNLLNYLEKDIGFKDILYIYYLYLPKAFSDGVALSFLFAISNLIGNLSMRNEIIGLFSCGVSLTRILRPIILISVFISAALFFFDNYLVIDTVARRDILIKNSIGDSRSIDKTIIIRDLAREIYNIKSYDIDENTFSNLMIIIKDNKDEFQKRYDINKAEWKNDKWKLHDIREFVKVGKKIKENAYDVLDGTGIIKLEPDYIRTVMLSSKALNFTKLINWINFLKTEQLNYSDALFDLLNRIFFSFRLILLSFTVGFIALALKKNIFILSLLNSIAFAVVYVISIVIFNFLADLGYLHIYVASSFTTIFFLIINFFVYRIVRK; this is translated from the coding sequence ATGAAAATAGATAAGCTTTTTGTAAGAAACATCATTCTTACTTTTTTATCCATGAACTTACTTTTTATGGTTTTAATTATGCTTGGTGATTTATTTGTCAATCTTCTAAATTATCTTGAAAAGGATATTGGTTTTAAGGATATTCTTTATATTTATTATTTGTATTTGCCAAAAGCTTTCTCAGATGGAGTCGCTTTATCTTTTCTTTTTGCTATTTCCAATCTTATTGGTAATCTTTCTATGAGAAATGAAATAATAGGTCTTTTTAGTTGTGGAGTTTCACTTACCAGAATATTAAGGCCAATCATTTTGATTAGTGTATTTATTTCGGCTGCTCTTTTCTTTTTTGATAATTATTTAGTAATAGATACTGTAGCAAGAAGAGATATTCTTATTAAGAATAGCATTGGTGATAGTAGATCTATTGATAAAACTATAATAATTAGAGATCTTGCTAGGGAAATTTATAATATTAAATCTTATGATATTGATGAAAATACTTTTTCTAACTTAATGATTATAATTAAGGACAATAAAGATGAGTTTCAAAAAAGGTATGATATAAATAAAGCTGAATGGAAGAATGATAAATGGAAACTACATGACATTAGAGAGTTTGTTAAGGTTGGTAAAAAAATTAAGGAGAATGCCTACGATGTTCTTGATGGAACAGGAATTATTAAGTTAGAGCCTGATTACATAAGAACTGTGATGCTCTCGTCAAAGGCATTAAATTTCACTAAACTTATTAATTGGATAAATTTTCTCAAAACTGAACAGTTAAATTATTCTGATGCATTGTTTGATTTGTTAAATAGGATATTCTTTTCATTTAGATTGATTCTTCTTAGCTTTACTGTTGGGTTTATTGCTCTTGCTCTTAAAAAAAATATTTTTATACTCAGTTTATTAAATAGCATTGCTTTTGCTGTTGTTTATGTCATTTCTATTGTAATTTTTAATTTTTTAGCGGATCTTGGTTATTTACATATATATGTGGCAAGTTCTTTTACAACTATATTTTTTTTGATTATTAATTTTTTTGTTTATAGGATTGTTAGGAAGTAA
- the murJ gene encoding murein biosynthesis integral membrane protein MurJ, translating to MNKYVVSTVLVMISTFFSRIIGFAKVKIFSYYFGANLDADIFNYVFNIPNNLRKILSEGAMTSAFLPEFTYEKDKSHEKAVSFFRTVVTFNVISIGLIVLVMIIFSKPIIYFLSYYRGENLIFASSVFSYLVLYILLISLSSIFISVLNSYKIFFIPSFSPIMLSFGIILSVFLLYGHFGIYSAVIGVIFGGFLQFLIPFVNCLVIGFVWKPTFYFREKVFLNFLSRWVRMIFGFSISIITQQISFALASTLEIGSVSILSNAIVYYQLPVGIFYISIATVIFPKMAEYAVLGNNLKLNTLLVDGIKILLLIFIPVSFLMFIWSDYILNLFLMGGKFSIYDTQKTAGVLKCFLLGLLFYSMFSFFQKYYFSIRDAKTPFYLSVLFSILDIVLSVFGINYYGLNALALAQSISFMICVVVFYFIILKSGVKIDLIEILFVLLKSIITLFPLYAIYFFFQKFQWDVGFSFKNLYFLIAAGVVSIFILLICYPVLGINKLFRFIRRDTL from the coding sequence ATGAATAAATATGTTGTTTCTACAGTTTTGGTCATGATTTCTACCTTTTTTTCACGAATAATAGGGTTTGCAAAGGTAAAGATTTTCTCTTATTATTTTGGCGCAAATCTTGATGCTGATATTTTTAACTATGTTTTCAATATTCCCAATAATTTACGCAAAATTCTTTCAGAGGGCGCAATGACTTCAGCTTTTTTGCCTGAATTTACATATGAAAAAGACAAATCGCACGAAAAAGCCGTTTCTTTTTTCAGAACGGTTGTAACCTTTAATGTTATTTCTATTGGTTTAATTGTTTTAGTTATGATTATTTTTTCAAAGCCTATTATTTATTTTCTATCTTATTATAGGGGAGAAAACTTAATTTTTGCAAGTTCTGTATTTAGTTATTTGGTATTATATATTTTACTAATAAGTTTATCATCAATTTTCATATCTGTTCTAAATTCATATAAAATTTTTTTTATTCCTTCATTTTCACCTATTATGCTTTCTTTTGGAATAATATTAAGCGTATTTTTATTGTATGGCCATTTTGGAATATATAGTGCTGTTATTGGTGTGATTTTTGGGGGGTTTTTACAATTTCTGATTCCGTTTGTAAATTGTCTTGTTATTGGTTTTGTCTGGAAACCAACATTTTATTTTAGAGAAAAAGTATTTTTAAATTTTTTAAGTAGATGGGTTCGCATGATTTTTGGATTTTCTATTTCAATTATTACTCAGCAGATTTCATTTGCATTAGCATCTACTCTTGAAATAGGAAGTGTTTCTATTCTTAGTAATGCTATAGTTTATTATCAGCTTCCTGTAGGAATTTTTTATATTTCTATTGCAACAGTAATTTTTCCTAAAATGGCAGAGTATGCTGTTTTAGGAAATAATTTAAAATTAAATACTCTTTTAGTAGATGGAATTAAAATTTTATTATTAATTTTTATTCCGGTGTCTTTTTTGATGTTTATTTGGTCTGATTATATTTTAAATTTATTTCTTATGGGGGGTAAGTTTTCTATTTATGATACTCAAAAAACAGCAGGTGTTTTGAAGTGTTTTCTTTTAGGATTGCTTTTTTATTCGATGTTTAGTTTTTTTCAAAAATATTATTTTTCTATTCGCGATGCAAAAACACCATTTTATTTGAGTGTTTTATTTTCTATTCTTGATATTGTACTTTCTGTTTTTGGTATTAATTATTATGGTTTGAATGCTTTGGCATTAGCTCAATCTATTTCTTTTATGATTTGTGTAGTTGTTTTTTATTTTATAATATTAAAAAGTGGAGTTAAAATTGATTTAATTGAGATTTTATTTGTCCTTTTAAAGTCAATTATTACACTTTTTCCTTTATATGCAATTTATTTTTTTTTCCAAAAGTTTCAGTGGGATGTAGGTTTTAGTTTTAAAAATCTTTATTTTTTAATTGCAGCAGGAGTTGTTAGTATTTTTATTTTGCTTATTTGTTATCCTGTTTTAGGAATAAATAAACTTTTTAGGTTTATTAGGAGGGATACTTTATGA
- a CDS encoding HEAT repeat domain-containing protein, producing the protein MKYFNFLFFLLILNMYAQNVNSPSPPNPPLLPKITENKLERENSPKGDNFSNISLDGKYVNDTILYGLDSQVTNIIKALKKSSDSQYNFSLKKRLEKTFNAEIKKEILELFISLKYSGGIDTANYILENYESKRYSNALFGLAILYLKEFDDKEKLKKTLVEILENKEGNVVSIAAYYLGELNSLEYSKNMMEVFEKYSGNDGARREILIALGKMVAVDYQNRIYEISLDNYENPSIKAAAIEALSYIAPDKVTTNADLYLQSNNNNLNIKLAIIASLSKDPSLKSKEILQGFLRDSDDNIRFKAINAIKGHKDSSAKDILIYKVKSDPSLKVREASAKALIDMDLGDIEIKNIMFDLKIDNNFKISMFSYLLDKDSLKALSIALEIVNKENVNRPSNVLKGIASMLAAKKGNFDNFYSKIIDSKNVDLRHFALKGAVYNKSSLLSDKLKKIKSETNSEYIKMLLKDY; encoded by the coding sequence ATGAAATATTTTAATTTTTTATTTTTTTTACTTATTTTAAATATGTATGCTCAAAATGTTAATTCTCCATCTCCCCCTAATCCCCCTTTGTTGCCCAAAATCACAGAAAATAAACTTGAGAGAGAAAATTCTCCTAAAGGTGATAATTTTTCTAATATTAGTTTAGATGGTAAGTATGTTAACGATACAATTCTTTATGGGCTTGATAGTCAAGTTACAAACATTATAAAGGCTCTTAAAAAGTCAAGCGATAGTCAATATAATTTTTCTCTTAAAAAAAGATTGGAAAAAACCTTTAATGCCGAGATTAAAAAGGAAATACTTGAATTGTTTATTTCTCTTAAGTATTCAGGAGGCATTGATACGGCAAATTATATTCTTGAAAATTATGAAAGTAAAAGATATTCAAATGCGTTATTTGGTTTGGCAATTTTATATCTTAAGGAATTTGATGATAAAGAGAAATTAAAAAAAACTCTTGTTGAGATTCTTGAAAATAAAGAGGGTAATGTGGTATCTATTGCAGCTTATTATTTGGGAGAGCTCAATTCTCTTGAGTATTCTAAAAATATGATGGAAGTTTTTGAAAAATATTCTGGAAATGATGGTGCTAGAAGAGAAATACTTATTGCTCTTGGAAAAATGGTCGCTGTTGATTATCAGAATAGAATTTATGAAATTTCGTTAGATAATTATGAGAATCCGTCAATTAAGGCTGCTGCAATTGAAGCGTTGTCATATATTGCTCCAGATAAAGTAACTACAAATGCTGATTTGTATCTTCAGAGTAATAACAATAATTTAAATATTAAATTGGCTATTATTGCTTCTTTGTCTAAAGATCCTTCTTTAAAGTCCAAAGAGATTTTACAAGGATTTTTAAGAGATTCTGATGACAATATTAGATTTAAAGCTATTAATGCAATTAAAGGACATAAAGACTCTTCAGCAAAGGATATTTTGATTTATAAGGTTAAAAGCGATCCATCTCTTAAGGTTAGGGAGGCTTCTGCAAAGGCTTTAATTGATATGGATCTTGGGGATATTGAGATAAAAAATATTATGTTTGATTTGAAGATTGACAATAATTTTAAAATTTCGATGTTTAGCTACCTTTTAGATAAAGATTCTCTAAAAGCATTGTCAATTGCTTTAGAAATTGTTAACAAAGAAAATGTTAATAGACCTTCAAATGTTTTAAAAGGTATTGCTTCAATGTTGGCTGCTAAAAAGGGTAATTTTGATAATTTTTATTCTAAAATCATTGACAGTAAAAATGTTGATTTAAGGCATTTTGCATTAAAAGGAGCTGTTTATAATAAATCTTCATTACTTTCTGATAAACTTAAAAAAATTAAAAGTGAAACGAACTCTGAATATATTAAAATGCTTTTAAAAGATTATTGA